From Carassius auratus strain Wakin unplaced genomic scaffold, ASM336829v1 scaf_tig00215414, whole genome shotgun sequence, one genomic window encodes:
- the LOC113094629 gene encoding syntaphilin-like isoform X1 produces MSSTSNNRSGSGSRKFNLLKALQPKHRLQQMLSSPTASPVFDYCRFIELDYTPMESGIMVSMRQSRGFLTPTSPERHCRRSPAPASNRDPYGNASLSSSSNSGSCKGSDGSPTHRHHIKYTSCNDNHGIRPPPPEQYLTPLQQKEVCIRHLRARLKETIERLQDRDTEVDELRTQLSRMQEDWIEEECHRVEAQLALKEARREIQQLKQVVDVVRSSLGDTDTGVQKCFQDINLQNHKLESLLQSMELAQIGPTKTEETLAGGGVVGSGLEVSVGLVGSSEGSPARSLTHSSTYTKLSDQPGQECDGNENGCDIPCLSGDGTQDSGFVCCGDSGRGASKADLLLEAEFLSQDTASLLNAYSRLPHSSTYDALCNSEPRVVPLRCSGIGTGTNVSVSHPCLSHHHLYLHHLREQGIQTDYDHAPASAPAHGPSTSFNADLDTIAERTFRSQACSPTSTWMSDEGDDLESVATESAITATVATTSVITDFSTKSAPAVAIEPWEPAVSVPKGPMTLALIPIESSVKETTASEPLTVLPITTTALTTETIGSQEPNSVQPRPVTDPLPNPGTSPCSVQPLVETELEPLPQTTQPHSVLTEAGVEGDHVINIVADDEDEDDESATNTDSRSSGCGLPAKNYWSRHFLVDLLAVIVPVVPTVAWFCRGPHRVGQPIYHIGSLLRGCCTVALHSLRRGGGLRHYPTGGVGSGGMSI; encoded by the exons TTTTGACTATTGCAGGTTCATAGAGCTAGACTACACACCCATGGAGTCAGGCATTATGGTCTCTATGAGACAGAGCAGAGGATTTCTGACACCAACATCCCCGGAACGCCACTGTCG GCGGAGTCCAGCACCTGCCAGTAACCGTGATCCCTATGGAAATGCCTCTCTCAGCAGCAGTAGCAATTCAGGGTCATGCAAGGGCAGCGATGGAAGCCCGACCCATAG GCATCACATAAAATACACCTCCTGTAATGATAACCATGGTATCCGGCCCCCTCCACCTGAGCAATACCTTACCCCACTGCAACAGAAAGAGGTGTGTATCAGACACCTCAGAGCACGGCTCAAAGAAACCATCGAAAGACTACAGGACAG GGACACTGAGGTTGATGAGTTGCGTACTCAGCTGTCTCGTATGCAAGAAGACTGGATTGAAGAAGAATGCCACCGAGTGGAGGCCCAGCTGGCTCTAAAGGAGGCTCGCAGGGAGATCCAGCAGCTTAAGCAAGTCGTCGATGTTGTCAGATCCAGTCTGGGAGACACAGACACCGGAGTGCAAAAATGCTTCCAAGACATAAATCTCCAGAACCACAAACTGGAGTCTTTATTGCAGAGCATGGAGCTGGCACAGATCGGGCCCACCAAAACAGAAGAAACCCTGGCAGGTGGAGGGGTGGTGGGGTCAGGGCTGGAGGTCAGCGTGGGCCTGGTGGGGTCTTCCGAAGGCTCCCCAGCTCGCTCACTTACCCATAGCTCTACCTACACCAAGCTAAGTGACCAGCCTGGCCAGGAATGTGATGGTAATGAAAATGGATGTGATATTCCATGTTTGTCAGGCGACGGCACGCAGGACAGCGGGTTTGTTTGCTGTGGAGACAGTGGAAGAGGAGCAAGCAAGGCAGATCTGCTTCTGGAGGCTGAGTTTCTATCCCAAGACACAGCCTCATTGCTCAATGCGTATTCCCGCCTGCCTCACTCTTCCACCTACGATGCACTGTGCAACAGTGAGCCTAGAGTTGTGCCTCTCCGCTGCAGTGGAATCGGGACGGGGACCAATGTTAGTGTAAGTCATCCATGTCTGTCACATCATCACCTATATCTGCATCACCTGCGTGAGCAAGGCATTCAAACGGACTATGATCATGCCCCTGCTTCAGCCCCTGCCCATGGTCCCAGTACATCCTTTAATGCTGATCTAGACACTATTGCTGAGCGCACCTTCCGCTCTCAGGCCTGCAGTCCAACCTCCACCTGGATGTCTGATGAGGGAGATGATCTGGAGTCAGTAGCCACAGAATCAGCCATTACAGCAACAGTTGCCACAACTTCTGTCATCACAGACTTTTCCACTAAGTCTGCACCAGCTGTTGCAATAGAGCCTTGGGAACCAGCTGTATCTGTTCCAAAAGGACCTATGACTTTAGCTTTGATCCCCATAGAGTCTTCTGTCAAGGAGACAACTGCTTCAGAGCCCCTTACAGTCTTACCAATCACCACAACAGCTTTGACCACAGAGACCATTGGATCCCAAGAGCCCAACTCTGTTCAACCTCGACCTGTAACAGACCCTTTGCCAAACCCTGGCACCTCCCCTTGCTCCGTGCAGCCATTGGTTGAGACAGAATTGGAGCCCCTTCCACAGACCACTCAACCTCATAGTGTACTAACAGAGGCTGGGGTTGAAGGGGATCATGTCATAAATATAGTTGCAGAcgatgaagatgaggatgatgagagTGCTACAAACACAGACTCCAGGTCATCTGGCTGTGGTTTACCAGCAAAGAACTACTGGAGCCGGCACTTCCTAGTGGATCTGCTTGCGGTGATCGTGCCAGTGGTCCCCACAGTGGCGTGGTTCTGTCGGGGTCCACACCGTGTTGGTCAGCCAATATACCACATTGGATCTCTATTGCGGGGTTGTTGCACTGTGGCTCTTCATTCTCTGCGTAGAGGAGGAGGGCTCCGACACTACCCCACAGGAGGAGTTGGTTCAGGGGGGATGAGTATATGA
- the LOC113094629 gene encoding syntaphilin-like isoform X2, with amino-acid sequence MSSTSNNRSGSGSRNFDYCRFIELDYTPMESGIMVSMRQSRGFLTPTSPERHCRRSPAPASNRDPYGNASLSSSSNSGSCKGSDGSPTHRHHIKYTSCNDNHGIRPPPPEQYLTPLQQKEVCIRHLRARLKETIERLQDRDTEVDELRTQLSRMQEDWIEEECHRVEAQLALKEARREIQQLKQVVDVVRSSLGDTDTGVQKCFQDINLQNHKLESLLQSMELAQIGPTKTEETLAGGGVVGSGLEVSVGLVGSSEGSPARSLTHSSTYTKLSDQPGQECDGNENGCDIPCLSGDGTQDSGFVCCGDSGRGASKADLLLEAEFLSQDTASLLNAYSRLPHSSTYDALCNSEPRVVPLRCSGIGTGTNVSVSHPCLSHHHLYLHHLREQGIQTDYDHAPASAPAHGPSTSFNADLDTIAERTFRSQACSPTSTWMSDEGDDLESVATESAITATVATTSVITDFSTKSAPAVAIEPWEPAVSVPKGPMTLALIPIESSVKETTASEPLTVLPITTTALTTETIGSQEPNSVQPRPVTDPLPNPGTSPCSVQPLVETELEPLPQTTQPHSVLTEAGVEGDHVINIVADDEDEDDESATNTDSRSSGCGLPAKNYWSRHFLVDLLAVIVPVVPTVAWFCRGPHRVGQPIYHIGSLLRGCCTVALHSLRRGGGLRHYPTGGVGSGGMSI; translated from the exons TTTTGACTATTGCAGGTTCATAGAGCTAGACTACACACCCATGGAGTCAGGCATTATGGTCTCTATGAGACAGAGCAGAGGATTTCTGACACCAACATCCCCGGAACGCCACTGTCG GCGGAGTCCAGCACCTGCCAGTAACCGTGATCCCTATGGAAATGCCTCTCTCAGCAGCAGTAGCAATTCAGGGTCATGCAAGGGCAGCGATGGAAGCCCGACCCATAG GCATCACATAAAATACACCTCCTGTAATGATAACCATGGTATCCGGCCCCCTCCACCTGAGCAATACCTTACCCCACTGCAACAGAAAGAGGTGTGTATCAGACACCTCAGAGCACGGCTCAAAGAAACCATCGAAAGACTACAGGACAG GGACACTGAGGTTGATGAGTTGCGTACTCAGCTGTCTCGTATGCAAGAAGACTGGATTGAAGAAGAATGCCACCGAGTGGAGGCCCAGCTGGCTCTAAAGGAGGCTCGCAGGGAGATCCAGCAGCTTAAGCAAGTCGTCGATGTTGTCAGATCCAGTCTGGGAGACACAGACACCGGAGTGCAAAAATGCTTCCAAGACATAAATCTCCAGAACCACAAACTGGAGTCTTTATTGCAGAGCATGGAGCTGGCACAGATCGGGCCCACCAAAACAGAAGAAACCCTGGCAGGTGGAGGGGTGGTGGGGTCAGGGCTGGAGGTCAGCGTGGGCCTGGTGGGGTCTTCCGAAGGCTCCCCAGCTCGCTCACTTACCCATAGCTCTACCTACACCAAGCTAAGTGACCAGCCTGGCCAGGAATGTGATGGTAATGAAAATGGATGTGATATTCCATGTTTGTCAGGCGACGGCACGCAGGACAGCGGGTTTGTTTGCTGTGGAGACAGTGGAAGAGGAGCAAGCAAGGCAGATCTGCTTCTGGAGGCTGAGTTTCTATCCCAAGACACAGCCTCATTGCTCAATGCGTATTCCCGCCTGCCTCACTCTTCCACCTACGATGCACTGTGCAACAGTGAGCCTAGAGTTGTGCCTCTCCGCTGCAGTGGAATCGGGACGGGGACCAATGTTAGTGTAAGTCATCCATGTCTGTCACATCATCACCTATATCTGCATCACCTGCGTGAGCAAGGCATTCAAACGGACTATGATCATGCCCCTGCTTCAGCCCCTGCCCATGGTCCCAGTACATCCTTTAATGCTGATCTAGACACTATTGCTGAGCGCACCTTCCGCTCTCAGGCCTGCAGTCCAACCTCCACCTGGATGTCTGATGAGGGAGATGATCTGGAGTCAGTAGCCACAGAATCAGCCATTACAGCAACAGTTGCCACAACTTCTGTCATCACAGACTTTTCCACTAAGTCTGCACCAGCTGTTGCAATAGAGCCTTGGGAACCAGCTGTATCTGTTCCAAAAGGACCTATGACTTTAGCTTTGATCCCCATAGAGTCTTCTGTCAAGGAGACAACTGCTTCAGAGCCCCTTACAGTCTTACCAATCACCACAACAGCTTTGACCACAGAGACCATTGGATCCCAAGAGCCCAACTCTGTTCAACCTCGACCTGTAACAGACCCTTTGCCAAACCCTGGCACCTCCCCTTGCTCCGTGCAGCCATTGGTTGAGACAGAATTGGAGCCCCTTCCACAGACCACTCAACCTCATAGTGTACTAACAGAGGCTGGGGTTGAAGGGGATCATGTCATAAATATAGTTGCAGAcgatgaagatgaggatgatgagagTGCTACAAACACAGACTCCAGGTCATCTGGCTGTGGTTTACCAGCAAAGAACTACTGGAGCCGGCACTTCCTAGTGGATCTGCTTGCGGTGATCGTGCCAGTGGTCCCCACAGTGGCGTGGTTCTGTCGGGGTCCACACCGTGTTGGTCAGCCAATATACCACATTGGATCTCTATTGCGGGGTTGTTGCACTGTGGCTCTTCATTCTCTGCGTAGAGGAGGAGGGCTCCGACACTACCCCACAGGAGGAGTTGGTTCAGGGGGGATGAGTATATGA
- the LOC113094629 gene encoding syntaphilin-like isoform X3, producing MSSTSNNRSGSGSRKRSPAPASNRDPYGNASLSSSSNSGSCKGSDGSPTHRHHIKYTSCNDNHGIRPPPPEQYLTPLQQKEVCIRHLRARLKETIERLQDRDTEVDELRTQLSRMQEDWIEEECHRVEAQLALKEARREIQQLKQVVDVVRSSLGDTDTGVQKCFQDINLQNHKLESLLQSMELAQIGPTKTEETLAGGGVVGSGLEVSVGLVGSSEGSPARSLTHSSTYTKLSDQPGQECDGNENGCDIPCLSGDGTQDSGFVCCGDSGRGASKADLLLEAEFLSQDTASLLNAYSRLPHSSTYDALCNSEPRVVPLRCSGIGTGTNVSVSHPCLSHHHLYLHHLREQGIQTDYDHAPASAPAHGPSTSFNADLDTIAERTFRSQACSPTSTWMSDEGDDLESVATESAITATVATTSVITDFSTKSAPAVAIEPWEPAVSVPKGPMTLALIPIESSVKETTASEPLTVLPITTTALTTETIGSQEPNSVQPRPVTDPLPNPGTSPCSVQPLVETELEPLPQTTQPHSVLTEAGVEGDHVINIVADDEDEDDESATNTDSRSSGCGLPAKNYWSRHFLVDLLAVIVPVVPTVAWFCRGPHRVGQPIYHIGSLLRGCCTVALHSLRRGGGLRHYPTGGVGSGGMSI from the exons GCGGAGTCCAGCACCTGCCAGTAACCGTGATCCCTATGGAAATGCCTCTCTCAGCAGCAGTAGCAATTCAGGGTCATGCAAGGGCAGCGATGGAAGCCCGACCCATAG GCATCACATAAAATACACCTCCTGTAATGATAACCATGGTATCCGGCCCCCTCCACCTGAGCAATACCTTACCCCACTGCAACAGAAAGAGGTGTGTATCAGACACCTCAGAGCACGGCTCAAAGAAACCATCGAAAGACTACAGGACAG GGACACTGAGGTTGATGAGTTGCGTACTCAGCTGTCTCGTATGCAAGAAGACTGGATTGAAGAAGAATGCCACCGAGTGGAGGCCCAGCTGGCTCTAAAGGAGGCTCGCAGGGAGATCCAGCAGCTTAAGCAAGTCGTCGATGTTGTCAGATCCAGTCTGGGAGACACAGACACCGGAGTGCAAAAATGCTTCCAAGACATAAATCTCCAGAACCACAAACTGGAGTCTTTATTGCAGAGCATGGAGCTGGCACAGATCGGGCCCACCAAAACAGAAGAAACCCTGGCAGGTGGAGGGGTGGTGGGGTCAGGGCTGGAGGTCAGCGTGGGCCTGGTGGGGTCTTCCGAAGGCTCCCCAGCTCGCTCACTTACCCATAGCTCTACCTACACCAAGCTAAGTGACCAGCCTGGCCAGGAATGTGATGGTAATGAAAATGGATGTGATATTCCATGTTTGTCAGGCGACGGCACGCAGGACAGCGGGTTTGTTTGCTGTGGAGACAGTGGAAGAGGAGCAAGCAAGGCAGATCTGCTTCTGGAGGCTGAGTTTCTATCCCAAGACACAGCCTCATTGCTCAATGCGTATTCCCGCCTGCCTCACTCTTCCACCTACGATGCACTGTGCAACAGTGAGCCTAGAGTTGTGCCTCTCCGCTGCAGTGGAATCGGGACGGGGACCAATGTTAGTGTAAGTCATCCATGTCTGTCACATCATCACCTATATCTGCATCACCTGCGTGAGCAAGGCATTCAAACGGACTATGATCATGCCCCTGCTTCAGCCCCTGCCCATGGTCCCAGTACATCCTTTAATGCTGATCTAGACACTATTGCTGAGCGCACCTTCCGCTCTCAGGCCTGCAGTCCAACCTCCACCTGGATGTCTGATGAGGGAGATGATCTGGAGTCAGTAGCCACAGAATCAGCCATTACAGCAACAGTTGCCACAACTTCTGTCATCACAGACTTTTCCACTAAGTCTGCACCAGCTGTTGCAATAGAGCCTTGGGAACCAGCTGTATCTGTTCCAAAAGGACCTATGACTTTAGCTTTGATCCCCATAGAGTCTTCTGTCAAGGAGACAACTGCTTCAGAGCCCCTTACAGTCTTACCAATCACCACAACAGCTTTGACCACAGAGACCATTGGATCCCAAGAGCCCAACTCTGTTCAACCTCGACCTGTAACAGACCCTTTGCCAAACCCTGGCACCTCCCCTTGCTCCGTGCAGCCATTGGTTGAGACAGAATTGGAGCCCCTTCCACAGACCACTCAACCTCATAGTGTACTAACAGAGGCTGGGGTTGAAGGGGATCATGTCATAAATATAGTTGCAGAcgatgaagatgaggatgatgagagTGCTACAAACACAGACTCCAGGTCATCTGGCTGTGGTTTACCAGCAAAGAACTACTGGAGCCGGCACTTCCTAGTGGATCTGCTTGCGGTGATCGTGCCAGTGGTCCCCACAGTGGCGTGGTTCTGTCGGGGTCCACACCGTGTTGGTCAGCCAATATACCACATTGGATCTCTATTGCGGGGTTGTTGCACTGTGGCTCTTCATTCTCTGCGTAGAGGAGGAGGGCTCCGACACTACCCCACAGGAGGAGTTGGTTCAGGGGGGATGAGTATATGA
- the LOC113094634 gene encoding syntenin-1-like, with product MSLYPSLEDLKVDKVIKAQSQFAGATSSTPAITQGVYQPQPATQGMPSSTLYPNLQELGDYMGLSLNSDEVQRNLALVPVADSQVAVPSCVGGMVRPVTGADMGIRRAEIRPGIREVVICKDQEGKVGLRLRDIDNGVFVQLVQANSPAALGGLRFGDQILQINGQNVAGWSSDKAHKALKAAAEQRIELIVRDRPFQRTVTMHKDSSGHVGFIFKSGRITSLVKDGSAARNGLLTDHFICEINGQNVIGLKDTQIKDILTTSPTAMTITIMPKFIYEHMIKKMSGGLLKSSMDHSVPEV from the exons GCTCAATCCCAGTTCGCCGGTGCCACCTCCAGCACCCCAGCCATCACTCAGGGGGTTTACCAGCCACAGCCTGCCACGCAGGGGATGCCAAGCTCAA ctctgtATCCCAATCTGCAGGAGCTGGGAGACTATATGGGCCTCAGTCTGAACAGCGATGAGGTTCAGAGAAACCTTGCGCTGGTCCCGGTGGCTGACAGT CAAGTGGCAGTGCCAAGTTGTGTGGGTGGCATGGTGCGGCCTGTGACTGGTGCTGACATGGGAATCAGGAGGGCAGAGATTCGCCCAGGTATTCGGGAGGTCGTCATCTGCAAAGACCAGGAAGGAAAGGTTGGACTCCGACTCCGAGATATTGATAAT GGAGTGTTTGTCCAGCTGGTGCAGGCGAACTCTCCTGCGGCGTTGGGTGGCCTGCGTTTTGGAGATCAGATTCTGCAGATCAATGGGCAGAATGTTGCTGGCTGGAGCTCAGATAAAGCCCACAAAGCTCTGAAGGCAGCAGCCGAACAGCGCATCGAGCTCATTGTCCGTGACAG aCCATTCCAGCGCACAGTCACCATGCATAAGGACAGCTCTGGCCATGTGGGCTTCATCTTTAAATCCGGACGCATCACCTCTCTAGTGAAGGATGGTTCTGCTGCCCGCAACGGCCTGCTCACCGATCACTTCATCTGTGAGATCAACGGCCAGAACGTCATTGGACTCAAG GACACTCAGATTAAGGACATCCTGACCACATCTCCCACTGCCATGACCATCACCATCATGCCGAAGTTCATCTATGAGCACATGATTAAGAA GATGTCTGGCGGCCTGCTGAAGTCATCCATGGATCACTCTGTGCCTGAGGTCTGA